The segment TTCTTTGAAAGTCTTCGTGTTTCCGGACCAGACTTCTTTGCTTCTGCACAAAGATCCACAGGAATTCTCTTGGACCATCCAAATCCTGATGAATTCAGGTAATAAATAGTAATTCACAAGTCAGAACTGCTATTTTCACCTATTTTTCTCATTCCTTTAATCAGTTGAGAATGAAGCACGAAGCCAAGCAATAAAATGAAATCTGTTATATTCTTATTATAGAGCATGTTTCTGATGAATATATTTCTGTTACTTTGTGTTTACACCAGTGAGACAGTTAAAGAATATGGGATCGAAATGTCTGAGCTTTCGAGAAGAATAGTGAGGGCAGTGCTAATGAGCATGGGAGGAGATTTTGCAAGGAAGTTTTATGAATCTGATTTCAATAACTGTCACGGATACTTGAGAATAAATAGCTATTCGCCACCAGAAATTAGTACTGTGGAAGGAAAAGAAGTTGAGGGGCTTGGAATGCACACGGACATGAGCTGTGTGACAATTGTATGTCAAGATGAGATTGGAGGGCTTCAAGTAAGATCCAGGGAAGGGAAGTGGATGGACATAAACCCACGTGAAGATACTCTTGTAGTGAACATTGGAGATTTGATGCATGCGTGGAGCAATGGGAAGTTGAGATCATCTGAACATAGAGTTGTTTTAAAACGAAACGTACACAGATTCTCTTTAGCCTTCTTTTGGTGCTTTGAGGATGAGAAGGTGATTTTTGCCCCAGATGAAGTGGTGGGAGAAGGAAGTACGAGGATCTATAGCCCATTTGTTTGCAGAGAATATTTGAAATTCAGAGAGAGCAGTGAGAAAGGTAAGTTTGATAAGGTTGGGTTTACTGTGAAAGATTTTGCTGGAAATCTGAAACGATAGGGAGGTACGTAGTTGGTCTGCACTAATT is part of the Populus nigra chromosome 8, ddPopNigr1.1, whole genome shotgun sequence genome and harbors:
- the LOC133702263 gene encoding gibberellin 20-oxidase-like protein, whose amino-acid sequence is MMPESHSSIELPVFDISQPISPSCLSSLSLACNEWGFFHIINHGVSKDVYRKLYSLSTHIFSLPYESKIKLGPSSSVRSYTPHFIASPFFESLRVSGPDFFASAQRSTGILLDHPNPDEFSETVKEYGIEMSELSRRIVRAVLMSMGGDFARKFYESDFNNCHGYLRINSYSPPEISTVEGKEVEGLGMHTDMSCVTIVCQDEIGGLQVRSREGKWMDINPREDTLVVNIGDLMHAWSNGKLRSSEHRVVLKRNVHRFSLAFFWCFEDEKVIFAPDEVVGEGSTRIYSPFVCREYLKFRESSEKGKFDKVGFTVKDFAGNLKR